Proteins co-encoded in one Corylus avellana chromosome ca9, CavTom2PMs-1.0 genomic window:
- the LOC132162210 gene encoding uncharacterized protein LOC132162210, whose product MTAALRMLAYGVMADLMDEYLRIGESTAMECFKLFVQAVNSKFSTEYLRSPTQDDVARLLAIGASRGFPGMLGSIDCMHWKWKNCPNAWKGSHNDINVLERSSVFTNLAEGRAPLINYSLNGHDYTMGYYLADGNKRKNFAAAQESARKDVERAFGVLQARFGIVRGPARLHKPEMLKEIMMACII is encoded by the exons ATGACTGCCGCACTTAGAATGCTCGCTTATGGAGTAATGGCAGATCTTATGGATGAATACTTACGAATTGGAGAATCTACTGCAATGGAGTGTTTTAAACTATTTGTTCAAGCGgtgaattcaaaattttccaCCGAGTACTTGAGGTCGCCAACCCAAGATGATGTTGCTAGATTGCTAGCAATTGGCGCAAGTCGTGGATTTCCAGGTATGTTGGGAAGCATTGATTGCATGCATTGGAAGTGGAAGAACTGTCCAAATGCTTGGAAAG GGTCTCACAATGACATCAATGTGTTAGAACGGTCTTCTGTATTTACCAATCTAGCTGAAGGGCGTGCACCTCTAATAAACTACTCACTCAATGGTCACGACTACACAATGGGATACTATCTTGCCGATG gaaataaaagaaagaattttgcTGCAGCTCAAGAGTCAGCAAGGAAGGATGTAGAGCGGGCATTTGGAGTACTCCAAGCGCGATTTGGTATTGTGCGTGGACCTGCACGTTTACACAAACCTGAAATGCTTAAAGAGATTATGATGGCGTGCATAATATGA